A region of Pseudomonas putida DNA encodes the following proteins:
- a CDS encoding NAD(P)/FAD-dependent oxidoreductase — protein sequence MPFDTLHTASYYAATARDTAPYPSLDGELTADVCVVGGGLTGVNTALELTERGLSVILLEARRIGWGASGRNGGQLIRGIGHDVSGFTRYVGQDGVRYLQQAGIDSVALVARRIEQYGIACDLRWGFCELANTPAQFAAFKAEQEDLAALGYRPETRLVSPEHLHQIVASDQYAGGLVDMGSGHLHPLDLVQGEARAAVGLGVRIFEQSPVLRIEHGPTVTLHTARGKVRAHSLVLGCNAHLDELEPRLSGKVLPAGSYVVATEPLPEALASTLIPQNMALCDQKVGLDYYRLTADRRLLFGGACHYSGRDPKDIAAYMRPKVLKVFPQLAEVRIDYQWGGMIGITANRFPQVGRLSQHPNVYYAQGYSGHGLNVTHWTAKLLAEGIAVGHSHGLDVFSAVPHLTFPGGKALRSPLLALGMLWYRLREVLG from the coding sequence ATGCCTTTCGATACCCTGCACACCGCTTCGTACTACGCCGCCACGGCACGCGACACGGCGCCCTACCCCAGCCTGGACGGCGAACTGACGGCCGATGTCTGCGTGGTTGGCGGCGGCCTGACCGGGGTCAATACCGCACTGGAGCTTACCGAACGCGGTCTTTCGGTGATCCTGCTCGAAGCCCGGCGCATCGGCTGGGGTGCCAGCGGGCGCAATGGCGGCCAGCTGATTCGTGGCATCGGCCATGACGTCAGTGGTTTTACCCGCTATGTCGGCCAGGACGGCGTCCGTTACCTGCAACAGGCCGGCATCGATTCGGTCGCGTTGGTGGCCAGGCGCATCGAGCAATACGGCATTGCCTGCGACCTGCGTTGGGGCTTCTGCGAACTGGCCAACACTCCCGCCCAATTTGCCGCCTTCAAAGCTGAACAGGAGGACCTGGCCGCGCTGGGTTACCGCCCCGAAACACGCCTGGTCAGCCCCGAGCACCTGCACCAGATCGTCGCCAGCGACCAGTACGCCGGTGGCCTGGTAGACATGGGCTCAGGCCATCTGCACCCACTGGACCTGGTGCAGGGCGAGGCACGCGCGGCCGTAGGCCTGGGCGTACGCATCTTCGAGCAGAGCCCGGTGCTACGCATCGAGCATGGCCCCACCGTGACCTTGCATACCGCCCGAGGCAAGGTCAGGGCACACAGCCTGGTGCTTGGCTGCAACGCGCACCTCGATGAACTGGAACCGCGCCTGAGCGGCAAGGTGCTGCCAGCCGGCAGCTACGTGGTGGCCACCGAGCCGCTGCCTGAAGCGCTCGCCAGCACCCTGATCCCGCAGAACATGGCGCTGTGCGACCAGAAGGTCGGCCTGGACTACTACCGCCTCACCGCCGACCGCCGTTTGTTGTTCGGTGGCGCCTGCCATTATTCCGGTCGCGACCCCAAGGACATCGCCGCCTACATGCGACCGAAAGTGCTCAAGGTGTTCCCGCAACTGGCCGAAGTGCGCATCGATTACCAATGGGGCGGCATGATCGGCATCACGGCCAACCGTTTCCCCCAGGTTGGGCGGCTGAGCCAGCACCCGAACGTCTACTACGCCCAAGGCTACTCGGGGCACGGGCTGAACGTGACCCACTGGACAGCCAAGCTGCTGGCCGAGGGCATTGCGGTTGGCCACAGCCACGGGCTGGACGTGTTCAGTGCGGTACCGCACCTGACCTTCCCGGGCGGCAAGGCGCTGCGCTCACCGCTGCTGGCGTTGGGGATGTTGTGGTATCGGTTGCGCGAGGTGTTGGGGTAG
- a CDS encoding DUF3313 domain-containing protein: protein MKSLSRITLLCAALLAVAACSSNRVDPKDYSGFLKDYSRLQEAKSPSGDPVMRWIDPKVNINQYSQVFIEPSQFYPKPQPTAVISQQTLQEITRYFNEALRREIGSVMPLAKGPGPGVIVVRPAITAVSTSNEGLKPYEVIPIALISAGVNTAMGGRDQDVDVGVEAAFLDGSSQKVLAQVVRKGAGQELENDTQKLTLNDVKPVLDGWAKDMRASFIEAKQKAR from the coding sequence ATGAAATCACTGTCTCGCATTACCCTGTTGTGCGCCGCACTGCTTGCCGTGGCCGCCTGCTCCAGCAATCGCGTGGACCCCAAGGATTATTCCGGCTTCCTCAAGGACTACAGCCGGTTGCAAGAAGCCAAGAGCCCATCGGGTGACCCGGTGATGCGCTGGATCGACCCCAAGGTCAATATCAACCAGTACAGCCAGGTGTTCATCGAGCCCAGCCAGTTCTACCCCAAGCCACAGCCGACAGCGGTGATCTCGCAGCAGACGCTGCAGGAAATCACCCGCTACTTCAATGAAGCCCTGCGCCGTGAAATTGGCAGCGTGATGCCCTTGGCCAAGGGGCCTGGCCCAGGTGTGATCGTGGTGCGCCCGGCAATCACGGCGGTATCTACCAGCAATGAAGGCCTCAAGCCCTATGAAGTGATCCCCATCGCGCTTATTTCGGCAGGTGTGAACACCGCCATGGGCGGACGTGATCAGGACGTGGATGTCGGCGTGGAGGCGGCGTTCCTGGACGGGAGCAGCCAGAAAGTGCTGGCCCAGGTGGTACGCAAAGGCGCGGGCCAAGAACTGGAGAACGATACCCAGAAGCTGACCCTGAATGACGTCAAGCCGGTGCTGGATGGCTGGGCCAAGGACATGCGTGCCAGCTTCATTGAAGCCAAGCAGAAAGCCCGCTAA
- a CDS encoding L-serine ammonia-lyase — protein MAINVFDLFKIGIGPSSSHTVGPMRAAATFAQALRERGLLAQVSRVEVRLYGSLSATGVGHATDRACLLGLMGQWPDRIDPATIEPRIDQLMQEQCLMLDGSHPLAFNYTRDMLLLDQSLPYHPNAMTLEALDGQGSLFSQTYYSVGGGFIVEQGEVDAPQSEADAVYQPYPFASAAELLALCKAHGLSVAQLMLANECAWRPEAEVREGLLRIWAAMRECVDNGLRNEGILPGGLKVKRRAARLHRSLQELGKPNVIGSTLSAMEWVNLFALAVNEENAAGGRMVTAPTNGAAGIIPAVLHYYMKFNPDACDDDVVRFLLAAAAVGILCKTNASISGAEVGCQGEVGSACSMAAAGLAEVLGATPPQLENAAEIALEHNLGLTCDPVGGLVQVPCIERNAIAAVKAINAVQMALRGDGEHFISLDQVIRTLRDTGADMHSNYKETSRGGLAVAFVEC, from the coding sequence ATGGCTATCAATGTTTTCGACCTCTTCAAAATTGGCATCGGCCCCTCAAGCTCGCATACCGTGGGCCCGATGCGGGCAGCGGCGACCTTTGCCCAGGCCCTGCGCGAACGTGGCCTGCTGGCCCAGGTAAGCCGCGTCGAGGTGCGGCTGTATGGCTCGTTGTCGGCTACTGGCGTCGGCCACGCCACCGACCGTGCATGCCTGCTCGGGCTGATGGGGCAGTGGCCGGACCGGATCGACCCTGCCACCATCGAGCCGCGTATCGACCAGTTGATGCAGGAGCAATGCCTGATGCTCGATGGCAGCCATCCGCTGGCGTTCAACTACACCCGCGACATGCTGTTGCTAGACCAGAGCCTGCCGTATCACCCGAACGCGATGACCCTTGAAGCGCTGGACGGGCAGGGCAGCCTGTTCAGCCAGACTTACTATTCGGTGGGCGGTGGTTTCATCGTCGAGCAGGGTGAGGTCGATGCCCCCCAGAGCGAAGCGGATGCAGTCTACCAGCCGTATCCGTTTGCCAGTGCGGCTGAGCTGTTGGCGCTGTGCAAGGCTCACGGGTTGAGTGTCGCCCAGCTGATGCTGGCCAACGAATGCGCCTGGCGCCCGGAAGCCGAGGTGCGCGAAGGCCTGTTGCGCATCTGGGCGGCGATGCGTGAGTGCGTCGACAATGGCCTGCGCAACGAGGGCATTCTGCCGGGCGGGCTGAAGGTCAAGCGCCGCGCCGCGCGTTTGCACCGCAGCCTGCAGGAACTGGGCAAACCGAACGTCATCGGCTCGACCCTGAGCGCCATGGAATGGGTCAACCTCTTTGCCCTGGCGGTGAACGAAGAAAACGCCGCCGGCGGGCGCATGGTGACTGCGCCCACCAACGGTGCGGCAGGTATCATCCCCGCCGTGCTGCACTACTACATGAAGTTCAACCCGGATGCCTGCGACGACGATGTCGTGAGGTTCCTGCTCGCTGCGGCTGCGGTCGGCATCCTGTGCAAGACCAACGCTTCCATTTCCGGTGCCGAAGTCGGTTGCCAGGGCGAAGTCGGGTCGGCGTGCTCAATGGCGGCGGCCGGCCTGGCCGAGGTGCTGGGGGCTACGCCACCACAACTGGAAAACGCCGCCGAAATTGCCCTGGAGCACAACCTGGGCCTGACCTGCGACCCGGTCGGGGGGCTGGTGCAGGTACCGTGCATCGAGCGCAACGCGATTGCCGCGGTCAAGGCGATCAACGCGGTGCAAATGGCCTTGCGCGGTGACGGCGAGCACTTTATCTCGCTCGATCAGGTTATCCGCACCCTGCGTGATACCGGTGCGGACATGCATTCGAACTACAAGGAAACCTCGCGCGGCGGTCTGGCAGTAGCTTTTGTTGAGTGCTGA
- a CDS encoding LysR substrate-binding domain-containing protein, which yields MRRQLNGQMFVWLHVFSCAARHLSFTRCAEELHITPGAVSQQMRQLEERLGYRLFLRRARGVELSAEGQRLAQTVAEAYGSIEAELLRLDAGEIRGTLRLRSIPSFLAKWLTPRLPRFQQRYPDIELRLVAEDSAQALHPGDFDLAIDLNDGSYPGMLSTPLLDEQIFPVCSPTLLRGRPPLHGPADLTHYPLLHDITAWRGASEYAEWEFYLEGIGAGGLDVRRGHTFNRNHLTIEAAIAGVGVAIARRTLLNDELERGALIVPFGVAIANHKRYVVHYPPGGLTQPGARAVHDWLVEEARGFRELHPLS from the coding sequence ATGCGACGACAACTCAATGGCCAGATGTTCGTCTGGCTGCATGTGTTCTCCTGTGCGGCCCGGCATTTATCGTTCACCCGCTGCGCCGAAGAGCTGCACATCACCCCTGGGGCAGTCAGCCAGCAGATGCGCCAGCTGGAGGAACGGCTGGGCTATCGCTTGTTCCTGCGCCGCGCACGTGGCGTCGAACTCAGCGCCGAAGGCCAACGCCTGGCGCAAACAGTGGCAGAAGCCTATGGCAGCATCGAGGCCGAGCTGCTACGCCTGGACGCCGGTGAGATCCGCGGTACCCTGCGCCTGCGCTCTATTCCATCATTCCTGGCCAAATGGCTGACCCCGCGCTTGCCGCGCTTTCAGCAGCGGTATCCGGACATCGAGCTGCGGCTGGTGGCCGAAGACAGCGCCCAGGCACTGCACCCAGGCGACTTCGACCTGGCCATCGACCTGAACGATGGCAGCTACCCCGGCATGCTGTCGACGCCGCTGCTGGACGAGCAGATCTTTCCCGTCTGCTCCCCCACGTTGCTGCGCGGTCGGCCACCGCTGCACGGGCCGGCAGACCTGACGCATTACCCCCTGCTGCACGACATCACCGCCTGGCGGGGCGCCTCGGAGTACGCCGAGTGGGAGTTCTATCTGGAGGGTATCGGTGCGGGCGGCCTGGACGTGCGGCGGGGGCATACCTTCAACCGCAACCACCTGACCATCGAAGCGGCGATTGCCGGCGTTGGCGTGGCGATCGCGCGGCGCACCCTGCTCAACGATGAACTGGAACGGGGCGCGCTGATCGTGCCGTTCGGGGTGGCGATCGCCAACCACAAGCGCTACGTGGTGCATTACCCGCCGGGCGGGCTGACCCAGCCGGGCGCCCGTGCGGTGCATGACTGGCTGGTGGAAGAAGCTCGCGGGTTCAGGGAGTTGCACCCGCTAAGTTGA
- a CDS encoding undecaprenyl-phosphate glucose phosphotransferase, translated as MVLEPRSSRSLLQRRSNVSNAIQAGLDGIAVTGVAWYLIYDQFGHITSDYVIMLLLLIGALAVIYDHYAIYRTNVGLSIKAFRLFKAWSATFCFLVVMAFLTKQSETYSRLLVVQLFIIGYFVQLFLHVAVRELQKRFTAHARLDNALIIGAGDLANFLHQKISNNPWFGERVLGCVLINDVAEQGGADAKQRLPVLGHVTDLDEIVAKHAIRTVYLVTPLGGSEVINDVYLKLLDKCIAVNWVPDIFSLRLINHSVREIAGIPVLTLSETPLTGMSLFLKNLEDRVLAALILLCASPVLLAVAIAIKIDSRGPVFFRQVRMGWTGESFRIWKFRSMHVHQPENDVVKQAQKNDPRLTRVGAFIRKTSLDELPQLFNVLTGEMSLVGPRPHALQHDTLYSQDIVDYFARHNIKPGMTGLAQVRGFRGETKDIEQMIQRVDSDIEYINNWSLWLDFVILVRTLNAFTGKQAY; from the coding sequence ATGGTTCTCGAACCCAGAAGCAGTCGTTCGTTGCTTCAGCGAAGAAGCAACGTGAGTAACGCCATTCAGGCAGGTCTTGATGGGATTGCAGTAACCGGGGTCGCGTGGTACTTGATCTATGATCAATTCGGTCACATTACTTCAGATTATGTGATCATGCTGCTTTTGTTGATTGGTGCATTGGCCGTTATTTACGACCACTATGCAATTTATCGAACGAACGTCGGCTTGTCGATCAAGGCGTTCAGGTTGTTCAAGGCCTGGTCTGCAACTTTTTGTTTTCTGGTCGTCATGGCGTTTCTTACCAAACAGAGCGAAACCTATTCGCGGTTGTTGGTGGTGCAGTTATTTATCATTGGTTATTTCGTTCAGTTGTTCTTGCACGTTGCCGTGCGTGAACTGCAAAAACGGTTTACCGCCCACGCCCGGCTGGATAACGCACTGATTATCGGGGCCGGCGACCTTGCCAATTTCCTTCATCAGAAGATAAGCAACAACCCCTGGTTCGGTGAGCGCGTGCTGGGGTGTGTGCTGATAAACGATGTGGCAGAGCAGGGCGGGGCCGACGCAAAGCAGCGCCTGCCGGTACTGGGGCATGTCACCGACCTGGACGAGATTGTTGCCAAGCACGCCATTCGCACCGTGTACCTGGTGACCCCGCTGGGTGGCTCCGAAGTGATTAATGACGTGTACTTGAAGTTGCTCGACAAGTGCATCGCGGTTAATTGGGTGCCGGATATTTTTTCGTTGCGGCTGATCAATCACAGCGTGCGGGAAATTGCAGGGATTCCGGTGTTGACCCTGTCGGAAACGCCGTTGACCGGCATGAGTCTATTTCTGAAAAACCTCGAAGACAGGGTGCTGGCAGCACTGATTTTGCTGTGTGCATCGCCCGTGTTGCTGGCGGTGGCCATTGCCATCAAGATCGACAGCCGCGGCCCGGTGTTTTTCAGGCAGGTACGGATGGGCTGGACCGGGGAATCCTTCCGCATCTGGAAGTTTCGCAGCATGCATGTTCATCAACCGGAAAATGATGTGGTCAAACAGGCTCAGAAGAATGACCCGCGCCTCACGCGGGTGGGCGCCTTTATTCGCAAGACCAGCCTGGATGAGTTGCCGCAATTGTTTAATGTGTTGACCGGCGAGATGTCGCTGGTGGGGCCGCGCCCGCATGCACTTCAGCACGACACGCTGTATTCGCAGGATATTGTCGATTACTTTGCGCGGCATAATATCAAGCCCGGCATGACAGGCCTGGCGCAGGTGCGGGGGTTCCGGGGTGAAACCAAAGACATTGAGCAGATGATCCAACGCGTCGACTCGGATATCGAGTACATCAACAACTGGTCGCTGTGGCTCGACTTTGTCATTTTGGTGCGCACGCTCAATGCGTTTACCGGCAAGCAGGCCTATTAG
- a CDS encoding WecB/TagA/CpsF family glycosyltransferase: MGKWQNSWKTVIGKLQVVGDLTQEQRLLEALCQPEAPTVLGFVNAHAMNLVAGHADYCKALSSADVLLRDGAGMAILFRRLGLDPGLNMNGTDFIPKLLAAFKGRRVAFWGTQEPFLSQAVQCSEARFGVLPVSVHDGFADVDTYLELARATQPELIVLGMGMPKQEAVAARLMARGGPCLIVCGGAILDFLGGKVSRAPLWLRRLGGEWIFRLMREPKRLFMRYVVGNPLFLLRALLCTKAMTLDARNTPRRT; encoded by the coding sequence ATGGGTAAATGGCAGAACAGTTGGAAAACGGTTATCGGCAAACTTCAGGTAGTGGGTGACCTTACGCAAGAGCAGCGGCTGCTGGAGGCCTTGTGCCAACCCGAGGCGCCGACGGTACTGGGTTTTGTCAACGCCCATGCCATGAACCTGGTGGCGGGTCATGCCGATTACTGCAAGGCACTGTCCTCTGCCGATGTGCTGCTGCGTGACGGTGCCGGCATGGCCATCCTGTTTCGCCGCCTGGGCCTGGACCCTGGGCTGAACATGAACGGCACAGACTTCATCCCCAAGCTGCTGGCGGCGTTCAAGGGGCGACGCGTGGCGTTCTGGGGCACCCAGGAGCCGTTCTTGAGCCAAGCGGTACAGTGCAGCGAGGCCCGTTTCGGCGTGCTGCCTGTGTCGGTTCACGATGGCTTTGCCGATGTCGACACCTACCTGGAACTGGCTCGGGCGACGCAGCCAGAGCTGATCGTGCTGGGCATGGGCATGCCGAAGCAAGAAGCGGTTGCCGCCAGGCTCATGGCCCGTGGCGGGCCCTGCCTGATCGTCTGTGGCGGGGCGATTCTGGATTTTCTTGGCGGCAAGGTCAGCCGGGCGCCGCTATGGCTTCGTCGGTTGGGCGGGGAGTGGATCTTCCGTTTGATGAGGGAGCCGAAACGGCTGTTCATGCGCTATGTGGTGGGTAACCCGCTCTTTCTGCTACGGGCCCTGTTGTGCACCAAGGCGATGACGCTCGATGCCCGGAACACGCCAAGGCGTACCTGA
- a CDS encoding glycosyltransferase family 2 protein produces the protein MISLLAWLLGLVAVAILLPSLVLFAQVLLACLPVRAHPALDTKRPRVAVLVPAHNEGSIIHSTLASVGPQLLAHDRLLVVADNCTDDTAQLARMAGAEVVERHNDALRGKGYALDFGVRHLAQDAPEVVIIVDADCQVGEGAIDLLARRCLEAARPAQALYLMRAPVGAGLKVQIAEFAWRVKNLVRPRGWVRLGWPCQLMGSGMAFPWRDLAAADLANGHLVEDLKLGLDLCRAGKPPVFCPAAQVTSQFPVSQEGLSSQRTRWEHGHLGVIVAEVPKLLSSALAGRNWPLLAMTLDLLVPPLALLVLALMVVVCVCWLAALLFGISAPAWIATGALVMLGVAVLLAWGRFSRELIPFSVLLYAPFYAARKIPLYLGFLIKRQVDWVRSKRDDS, from the coding sequence ATGATCAGCCTGTTGGCGTGGCTATTGGGCCTGGTGGCGGTTGCCATTTTACTGCCCTCGTTGGTGCTGTTCGCGCAGGTGCTGCTGGCCTGCCTGCCTGTGCGAGCACACCCTGCGCTCGATACCAAGCGCCCGCGCGTGGCGGTGCTGGTGCCTGCGCACAACGAAGGCTCGATCATCCATTCGACGCTGGCGAGCGTCGGCCCGCAATTGCTGGCGCATGACCGTTTGCTGGTGGTGGCGGACAATTGCACCGATGACACCGCGCAGCTGGCACGCATGGCGGGCGCTGAAGTGGTGGAACGCCACAATGACGCGCTGCGCGGCAAGGGGTATGCGCTGGACTTTGGCGTGCGGCACCTGGCCCAGGATGCGCCAGAGGTGGTCATTATCGTTGACGCTGATTGCCAGGTTGGCGAGGGCGCCATTGACCTGCTGGCACGCCGTTGCCTTGAAGCTGCACGGCCCGCGCAGGCACTTTACCTGATGCGTGCACCCGTCGGCGCTGGCCTGAAAGTGCAGATTGCCGAGTTTGCCTGGCGGGTAAAAAACCTGGTGCGCCCGCGAGGCTGGGTGCGCCTGGGCTGGCCTTGCCAGTTGATGGGTTCGGGCATGGCATTCCCCTGGCGGGACCTGGCGGCGGCCGATCTGGCCAATGGGCACCTGGTTGAAGACTTGAAGCTGGGGCTGGACCTCTGCCGGGCCGGCAAACCGCCGGTTTTTTGCCCTGCCGCGCAGGTTACCAGCCAGTTCCCCGTCAGCCAGGAAGGCTTGAGCAGCCAGCGTACGCGCTGGGAGCATGGCCACCTGGGGGTGATCGTGGCCGAGGTACCCAAGCTGCTATCAAGCGCGCTCGCTGGGCGCAATTGGCCTCTGCTGGCCATGACCCTGGACCTGCTGGTACCGCCGTTGGCGTTGTTGGTGCTGGCGCTGATGGTGGTGGTATGTGTGTGCTGGCTGGCGGCTTTGCTGTTCGGCATCAGCGCGCCTGCGTGGATCGCCACGGGTGCCCTAGTCATGCTGGGTGTTGCGGTACTGCTGGCGTGGGGGCGTTTTTCTCGGGAGCTGATCCCGTTTTCGGTCTTGCTCTACGCCCCTTTCTACGCCGCGAGGAAGATCCCTCTGTACCTGGGGTTCTTGATCAAGCGCCAGGTTGACTGGGTACGCTCGAAACGGGATGACAGCTAA
- a CDS encoding glycosyltransferase, producing the protein MRIAYFINQYPKVSHSFIRREILALERQGMEIQRIALRGWDAELQDAEDIAEQQKTRYVLQDGLKGVLAPMLQVLRAEPRRFFTTLWLALRMGRRADRGWPYHLVYLAEACQVVLWLQAFGAKHVHAHFGTNSTEVVMLAHALGGPGYSFTVHGPEEFDKPQFLHVGEKVRRAAFVAAVSSYGRSQLFRWVAHEHWGKVKVVHCGLERGFHAVAAVTAPSAPRLVCVGRLCEQKGQLLLIEAARLLAAQGVAFELVLAGDGEMRGQIEALVARHGLQAQVRITGWISSTQVRDEILAARALVLPSFAEGLPVVIMEAMALRRPVLTTYVAGIPELVRQGENGWLFPAGTVEELAAAMADCLAQPAEALQRMGEAAYERVLQRHDIDTEAAKLVSYFKASV; encoded by the coding sequence ATGCGCATTGCTTACTTCATCAATCAGTACCCGAAGGTCAGCCATAGTTTCATTCGACGCGAAATACTGGCATTGGAGCGCCAGGGCATGGAAATCCAGCGCATTGCCTTGCGTGGCTGGGACGCCGAGTTGCAGGACGCTGAAGACATCGCCGAGCAGCAAAAGACGCGCTATGTGTTGCAAGACGGCCTGAAAGGCGTGTTAGCGCCGATGCTGCAGGTGCTGCGCGCCGAGCCACGGCGCTTCTTCACCACCCTGTGGCTGGCCCTGCGCATGGGCCGGCGGGCGGACCGGGGCTGGCCGTATCACCTGGTCTACCTGGCCGAGGCGTGCCAGGTTGTGCTCTGGTTGCAGGCCTTTGGCGCAAAGCATGTGCACGCGCACTTTGGCACCAACTCCACCGAGGTGGTGATGCTGGCCCATGCACTCGGCGGGCCTGGCTACAGCTTTACCGTGCACGGGCCGGAAGAATTCGATAAGCCGCAATTTCTACATGTGGGCGAAAAGGTCCGGCGCGCAGCGTTTGTCGCGGCGGTCAGCTCATACGGGCGCAGCCAGTTGTTCCGCTGGGTGGCGCACGAGCACTGGGGGAAAGTGAAGGTGGTGCATTGCGGCCTGGAGCGCGGCTTCCACGCCGTGGCCGCAGTTACCGCGCCGTCGGCGCCACGCCTGGTGTGCGTCGGGCGTCTCTGCGAACAGAAGGGCCAGCTCTTGCTGATTGAGGCGGCCCGCTTGTTGGCTGCCCAAGGCGTCGCATTTGAGCTGGTGTTGGCCGGTGATGGCGAGATGCGCGGGCAGATTGAAGCGCTGGTCGCCCGCCATGGATTGCAGGCACAGGTGCGGATAACCGGCTGGATCAGCAGCACGCAGGTGCGGGACGAAATCCTGGCTGCCCGTGCCTTGGTGCTGCCGAGCTTCGCCGAAGGCTTGCCGGTCGTCATCATGGAGGCCATGGCGTTGCGCCGGCCTGTGTTGACCACCTATGTGGCGGGTATCCCAGAGTTGGTTCGCCAGGGCGAAAATGGCTGGTTGTTCCCTGCCGGCACGGTGGAGGAGCTGGCCGCAGCCATGGCCGATTGCCTGGCGCAACCCGCCGAGGCGTTGCAACGCATGGGGGAGGCAGCGTATGAGCGGGTGCTGCAACGCCATGATATCGACACCGAGGCCGCCAAGTTGGTCAGCTATTTCAAGGCATCCGTATGA
- a CDS encoding VirK/YbjX family protein: protein MIARSIVKSVLTLQPGYSLRALNNKVKLTLQITREWPALKAFMQRMSAALGDDRFARLGVDCIGVVQWPYISKNWEAQERLSVVASHFEMVARQFPRLLLLSRDDSLTLCDLSAYSKGCSLVLDRPIWFKREGELVLNLFQGDLRVASLAFTLCRQHGEPCLFIGAVQGIHKGIDSETSLNIYRDLTKDFEGLRPRSFLLEAFKCMARTLGVVRIYAVGDAHRHHRHPYFGADKAQDLAAHYDVIWQENGATPSEREDFFSLPLAAAKRAEDDIAPKKRAMYRRRHALLDEVFARIEAALSGNERIHGLQGMKGDVRERASAGGPPPAIDSLK from the coding sequence ATGATTGCCAGATCGATAGTGAAAAGTGTGCTCACCCTGCAACCCGGTTACTCGCTGCGGGCCTTGAACAACAAGGTCAAGCTGACGCTGCAGATCACCCGGGAGTGGCCCGCGCTGAAGGCGTTCATGCAACGCATGTCGGCTGCGTTGGGCGATGACCGCTTCGCACGGCTTGGGGTTGATTGCATCGGCGTCGTGCAGTGGCCCTACATCAGCAAAAACTGGGAGGCACAGGAGCGCCTGAGTGTGGTGGCTTCGCACTTTGAAATGGTTGCCAGGCAGTTCCCGAGGTTGCTGCTGCTTAGTCGGGACGACAGCCTGACCCTATGCGACCTGTCGGCCTACTCGAAAGGATGTTCCCTGGTGCTGGACCGGCCTATCTGGTTCAAACGTGAAGGCGAGCTGGTGCTCAACCTGTTCCAAGGCGATTTGCGCGTGGCGTCCCTGGCTTTCACCCTGTGCCGCCAGCACGGTGAGCCGTGCCTGTTCATTGGCGCCGTGCAGGGCATTCACAAAGGGATCGACAGCGAAACATCGCTGAACATCTACCGGGACCTGACCAAGGACTTCGAAGGCCTGCGCCCCAGGAGTTTTCTGCTGGAAGCCTTCAAGTGCATGGCCAGAACGCTGGGGGTGGTGCGCATCTACGCCGTGGGCGATGCGCACCGGCACCATCGCCATCCGTACTTTGGCGCCGACAAGGCGCAAGACCTGGCCGCCCATTACGACGTCATCTGGCAGGAAAACGGCGCCACCCCGTCAGAGCGTGAGGACTTCTTCAGCTTGCCCTTGGCTGCGGCCAAGCGCGCGGAAGACGACATTGCACCCAAGAAACGCGCGATGTACCGCCGGCGTCATGCCTTGCTGGATGAGGTATTCGCTCGCATTGAGGCGGCATTATCAGGCAATGAGCGGATCCATGGGCTACAAGGGATGAAGGGAGATGTGCGTGAGCGTGCATCGGCAGGGGGCCCGCCGCCCGCGATCGACAGCCTGAAGTAA